In Nycticebus coucang isolate mNycCou1 chromosome 9, mNycCou1.pri, whole genome shotgun sequence, the following are encoded in one genomic region:
- the LOC128594152 gene encoding LOW QUALITY PROTEIN: plastin-3-like (The sequence of the model RefSeq protein was modified relative to this genomic sequence to represent the inferred CDS: substituted 1 base at 1 genomic stop codon) — MDEMATTQISKDELDELREAFAKVDLNSNGFICDYELHELFKEANMPLPGYKVREIIQKLMLDGDRNKDGKISFDEFVYIFQEVKSSDIAKTFRKAINRKEGICALGGTSELSSEGTQHSYSEEEKYAFVNWMNKALENDPDRRHFIPMNPNTDDLFKAVGDGIVLCKMINLSVPDTIDERAINKKKLTPFVIQENLNLALNSASAIGCHVVNIGAEDLRAGKPHLVLGLLCQIIKIGLFADIELSRNEALAALLRDGETLEELMKLSPEELLLXWANFHLENSGWQKINNFSADIKDSKAYFHLLNQIAPKGQKEVEPRIDISMSGFNETDDLKRAESMLQQADKLGCRQFVTPADVVSGSPKLNLAFVANLFNKYPALTKPENQDIDWTLLEGETREERTFRNWMNSLGVNPHVNHLYADLQDALVILQLYERIKVPVDWSKVNKPPYPKLGANMKKLENCNYAVELGKHPAKFSLVGIGGQDLNDGNPTLTLALVWQLMRGYTLNVLEDLGEGQKANDDIIVNWVNRTLSEAGKSTSIQSFKDKTISSSLAVVDLIDAIQPGCINYDLVKSGNLTEDDKHNNAKYAVSMARRIGARVYALPEDLVEVTPKMVMTVFACLMGRGMKRV, encoded by the coding sequence ATGGATGAGATGGCTACCACTCAAATTTCCAAAGATGAGCTTGATGAACTCAGGGAGGCCTTTGCAAAAGTTGATCTCAACAGCAATGGATTCATTTGTGACTATGAACTTCATGAGCTGTTCAAGGAAGCCAATATGCCATTACCGGGATATAAAGTGAGAGAGATTATTCAGAAACTCATGTTGGATGGTGACAGGAATAAAGATGGGAAGATAAGTTTTGAcgaatttgtttatatttttcaagaGGTTAAAAGCAGTGATATTGCCAAGACCTTCCGCAAAGCAATCAACAGAAAAGAAGGCATTTGTGCTTTGGGAGGAACTTCAGAATTGTCCAGCGAAGGAACACAGCATTCTTactcagaggaagaaaaatatgcTTTTGTTAACTGGATGAACAAAGCTTTGGAAAATGATCCTGACCGTAGACACTTTATACCAATGAACCCAAACACTGATGACCTGTTCAAAGCTGTTGGTGATGGAATTGTGCTTTGTAAAATGATCAACCTTTCAGTTCCTGATACAATTGATGAAAGAGCAATTAATAAGAAGAAACTTACACCCTTCGTCATTCAGGAAAACTTGAACTTGGCACTGAACTCTGCTTCTGCCATTGGGTGTCACGTTGTGAACATTGGTGCAGAGGACTTGCGGGCTGGGAAACCGCATCTGGTTTTGGGACTACTTTGTCAGATTATTAAGATTGGTTTGTTCGCTGATATTGAATTAAGCAGGAATGAAGCTTTGGCTGCTTTACTTCGAGATGGTGAGACATTGGAGGAGCTTATGAAATTGTCTCCAGAAGAGCTTCTGCTTTGATGGGCAAATTTTCATTTGGAAAACTCGGGCTGGCAAAAAATCAACAACTTCAGTGCTGATATCAAGGATTCCAAAGCCTATTTCCATCTTCTCAATCAAATTGCACCAAAAGGACAAAAGGAAGTTGAACCACGGATAGACATTAGCATGTCAGGTTTCAATGAAACAGATGATTTGAAGAGAGCTGAGAGTATGCTTCAACAAGCAGATAAATTAGGTTGCAGACAGTTTGTTACTCCTGCTGATGTTGTCAGTGGAAGCCCCAAACTCAACTTAGCCTTCGTGGCTAACCTGTTTAATAAATATCCGGCATTAACTAAGCCAGAGAACCAGGATATTGACTGGACTTTATTAGAAGGAGAAACTCGTGAAGAAAGAACCTTCCGTAACTGGATGAACTCTCTTGGTGTTAATCCCCACGTGAACCATCTCTATGCTGACCTGCAAGATGCCCTGGTAATCTTACAGTTATATGAACGAATTAAAGTTCCTGTTGACTGGAGTAAGGTTAATAAACCTCCCTACCCGAAACTTGGAGCCAACATGAAAAAGCTAGAAAACTGCAACTATGCTGTTGAATTAGGGAAGCATCCTGCTAAATTCTCCCTGGTTGGCATTGGAGGGCAAGACCTGAATGATGGGAACCCAACTCTGACTTTAGCTTTAGTCTGGCAGCTGATGAGAGGGTACACACTCAATGTCCTGGAGGATCTGGGAGAGGGTCAGAAAGCTAATGATGACATCATTGTGAACTGGGTGAACAGAACATTGAGTGAAGCTGGAAAATCTACTTCCATTCAGAGTTTTAAGGACAAGACGATCAGCTCCAGTTTGGCAGTTGTGGATTTAATTGATGCCATCCAGCCAGGCTGCATAAACTATGACCTTGT